From Methanococcus maripaludis, the proteins below share one genomic window:
- a CDS encoding 50S ribosomal protein L11 methyltransferase, translating to MLSKGAVIDKLKSYKPCENCNGPISKTISICDLNLDERKRKCVCGHSQLDDVMLDVLNLMSEYHELQNNDLKAVTLRDAGTPLVEIGYPLKYLPVVSNDELIVMKDVSKACATEILKIPEVKGVISNNSKNNSFNRPEDSGEVNTLIAGDDFRCDIFVLKSIMDCVVICKNQSKVHIEFPRPFNPKIAKIDRLNLKGKVVVDGFCGSGTLGLAALKKGAKKVIFSDINPHALKDVIYNLKLNFSKDVFEKVEIINSNFLNLDITGDVCFVDLFPHMDREPFLNKAKTISKQIVLI from the coding sequence ATGCTATCAAAGGGGGCAGTTATCGATAAATTGAAGTCTTACAAACCATGCGAAAATTGTAATGGCCCAATTTCTAAAACAATTTCTATATGTGATTTAAATCTTGATGAAAGAAAAAGAAAATGTGTTTGTGGTCATTCGCAGTTAGATGATGTAATGCTTGACGTATTAAATTTAATGTCTGAGTATCATGAACTTCAAAATAATGATTTAAAAGCTGTAACTTTAAGGGATGCTGGAACTCCGTTGGTCGAAATTGGATACCCTTTAAAATATCTGCCTGTTGTATCTAATGATGAATTAATTGTGATGAAAGATGTATCAAAAGCTTGTGCAACAGAAATATTAAAAATACCCGAAGTTAAAGGGGTTATTTCAAATAACTCAAAAAATAATAGCTTTAATCGTCCAGAAGACTCTGGCGAAGTAAATACACTCATTGCGGGAGACGATTTTAGATGCGACATTTTTGTTTTAAAATCGATCATGGACTGCGTCGTTATATGTAAAAACCAGTCAAAAGTTCACATCGAATTTCCACGACCATTTAATCCAAAAATTGCAAAAATTGACCGTTTAAATCTTAAGGGAAAGGTGGTGGTCGATGGATTCTGCGGATCTGGAACTTTGGGGCTGGCAGCACTAAAAAAAGGTGCAAAAAAGGTTATATTTTCAGACATAAATCCCCATGCATTAAAAGATGTTATATATAACTTAAAGCTAAACTTTTCAAAAGACGTATTCGAAAAAGTTGAAATTATTAATTCTAACTTTTTAAATCTGGATATCACAGGAGATGTCTGCTTTGTAGATTTATTCCCTCACATGGATAGGGAACCTTTTTTAAACAAAGCAAAAACAATTTCTAAACAAATAGTACTTATTTAA
- the rsmA gene encoding 16S rRNA (adenine(1518)-N(6)/adenine(1519)-N(6))-dimethyltransferase RsmA — protein sequence MKKSKKLGQCFLKDKNFVKKAINRAELNDKDIVLEVGLGEGALTKELAKIAKKVYVIELDERLKPFADEITAEFENVEIIWSDALKVDLKSIEFNKIVANLPYQISSPITFKFLEEDFETAVLMYQYEFAKRMAGKPDTKEYSRLSVAVQYNADVEFICKVPPSAFSPKPDVNSAIVKLTKREPKYHVKDEEFFKKVLKAMFQHRNRTVKRALIDSSHEIEIDRDNLKEILEKIENEFDFTERVFKTPPEKIGHLSNLLYGEMLNLE from the coding sequence ATGAAAAAGTCTAAAAAATTAGGCCAATGTTTTTTAAAAGATAAAAATTTTGTTAAAAAAGCAATTAATCGTGCAGAACTAAACGATAAAGATATAGTTTTGGAAGTGGGGCTTGGAGAAGGGGCACTGACAAAAGAACTTGCTAAAATTGCAAAAAAAGTTTATGTAATTGAACTTGATGAACGGTTAAAACCTTTTGCAGATGAAATAACTGCTGAATTTGAAAATGTTGAAATTATATGGTCAGATGCTTTAAAAGTTGACTTAAAAAGTATTGAATTCAATAAAATCGTTGCAAATTTACCTTACCAGATTTCTTCGCCAATAACATTTAAATTTTTAGAAGAAGATTTTGAAACGGCAGTTCTAATGTATCAGTACGAATTTGCAAAAAGAATGGCTGGAAAACCAGATACTAAGGAATACAGTAGGTTAAGCGTTGCAGTACAGTATAATGCAGATGTTGAATTTATCTGTAAAGTTCCCCCAAGTGCATTTTCTCCAAAACCGGATGTAAATTCTGCAATTGTAAAATTAACTAAAAGGGAACCTAAATATCATGTCAAAGATGAAGAATTTTTCAAAAAAGTTTTAAAAGCTATGTTCCAGCATAGGAATAGAACAGTTAAACGAGCATTGATTGATTCAAGCCATGAAATTGAAATTGACCGCGATAATTTAAAAGAAATTTTGGAAAAAATTGAAAATGAGTTTGATTTTACAGAACGTGTATTTAAAACTCCGCCTGAAAAAATTGGGCATTTAAGCAATTTATTGTATGGCGAAATGTTAAATTTGGAGTAA
- a CDS encoding DUF166 domain-containing protein — MKITVLYSGNYGERILNTILEKFAQNIVSIHEIPENLPEYIDDVTEYVPENLKDSDLIISVGLFGDINSIVCDIAKKTNAKSIIIESHSPKQITRGLKSEISDILTGIKIVFPKPFCSLKPVGDKYIDEFAQYFGSPEIEIIGETIVKSVTVNRNAPCGSTKYVAENLTGYPLVEVEFESGNKLHNYPCLASMDIDNEIGDTILHLAGYKIKEAVKKSLKFSNKILTVTNDCKGFECGFKCYKICPVVKMGEKAVEVEKTHVNINNLFCGCCMKCVDICPFNAIKVLNYKI, encoded by the coding sequence ATGAAAATCACAGTACTTTATTCCGGAAACTACGGTGAAAGAATATTGAATACGATTTTAGAAAAGTTTGCCCAGAATATCGTTTCAATTCATGAAATTCCTGAAAATTTACCCGAATACATTGATGATGTGACTGAATATGTTCCAGAAAATTTAAAAGACTCTGATTTAATAATTTCAGTTGGCCTTTTTGGAGATATTAATTCAATAGTATGTGATATTGCTAAAAAAACAAATGCAAAATCGATAATTATCGAGTCACACAGTCCAAAACAGATTACAAGGGGGTTAAAATCTGAAATTTCAGATATTTTAACAGGGATAAAAATTGTGTTTCCAAAACCGTTCTGTTCTTTAAAACCAGTTGGAGATAAATACATTGATGAATTTGCACAATATTTTGGATCTCCCGAAATTGAGATTATTGGGGAAACTATCGTTAAATCTGTAACTGTAAATCGAAATGCACCATGCGGTTCAACAAAATATGTTGCAGAGAACTTAACAGGATACCCTTTGGTCGAGGTTGAATTTGAATCCGGAAATAAACTTCACAATTACCCCTGTCTTGCATCAATGGACATTGATAATGAAATTGGGGATACAATTCTACACCTTGCAGGATATAAAATAAAAGAAGCTGTTAAAAAATCTTTGAAGTTTTCAAATAAAATTTTAACAGTAACTAATGATTGCAAAGGGTTTGAATGCGGATTTAAATGCTACAAAATATGTCCTGTTGTTAAAATGGGTGAAAAGGCAGTAGAAGTCGAAAAAACGCATGTAAATATAAATAATCTGTTCTGCGGTTGCTGCATGAAATGTGTAGATATATGTCCTTTCAACGCCATTAAAGTTTTGAATTATAAAATATAA
- the cdhA gene encoding CO dehydrogenase/acetyl-CoA synthase complex subunit alpha — protein MTYKKMDKKLDNDFWKTKNLSLTIGEVSIGKPKQELDEPMGPTPKPSVTDLRSWDFKLLKRYPPFYAPFCDMCCLCTYGKCDLLGKKGACGIDAEAQQARTVLLASCIGTAAHAGHGRHMLHHVIKEKGKDFPIDMGKNIDIEAPIIRTIIGKKPVTVSDLDESLSYVEEQLSHLLSACHTGQEGNALDFESKALHAGMMDDLAREVADITQIVAYDMPRGDGDEPLVELGLGTVDKDKPVVLCIGHNVAPGAEILDYVEDNDLYEDVEICGICCTAIDITRYNQAAKVIGPLSKQMKFIRSGVSDVIVVDEQCVRTDVLEEAKRNGAVVIATTDKMCLGLSDMTKEDPELIINELVNGKIDGALILEPKKVGKVAVEVAKKIAKRRESLKCLPDISEIPEIAKECTECGWCVRVCPNNRPIMDAVTSAAKGDLKKLADLYEYDMCYTCGRCEEECERNLPLVSFITKAGDHFVKNQKFKMRAGRGPVQDVEIRKVGGPIVLGDIPGVVAFVGCSNFPNGGIEIAKMAEELLKRSYIVVATGCSAMSIGEYVDEDGLTLYEKYEGIFDASGLANIGSCVSNAHISGACIKIANIFAKKPLSGNFEEVADYILNRVGTCGVAWGAFSQKAAAIAAGVNRWGIPAVLGPHSSKYRRLYLGRIDKEEMWDLNDLRTGETVKGEPAPEHLLYAAETMEEALVSTVKMCIRPNDTPKGRQLKLSNYIDLYKKYFGELPPDLELFVRTERDIPITHKKEVMDDLTSKNWTPREAPKEPSLLERK, from the coding sequence ATGACGTATAAAAAAATGGATAAAAAACTTGACAACGATTTTTGGAAGACTAAAAATCTTTCATTAACCATTGGTGAAGTCTCTATCGGCAAGCCCAAACAAGAGTTGGACGAGCCAATGGGGCCCACACCAAAACCAAGTGTTACAGACCTGAGATCTTGGGATTTCAAGCTATTAAAGCGTTATCCTCCTTTCTATGCACCTTTCTGTGATATGTGCTGTTTATGTACGTACGGAAAGTGTGATTTACTTGGTAAAAAAGGCGCTTGTGGAATTGATGCGGAAGCTCAACAGGCAAGAACTGTTCTTTTAGCATCGTGCATCGGAACTGCAGCTCATGCAGGACATGGAAGACACATGCTCCACCACGTAATCAAAGAAAAAGGAAAAGATTTCCCAATAGATATGGGTAAAAATATCGATATAGAAGCTCCGATAATAAGAACGATCATTGGTAAAAAACCAGTAACAGTTTCAGATTTGGACGAATCTTTATCTTACGTCGAAGAACAGTTATCGCATCTTCTTTCAGCATGTCATACAGGTCAAGAAGGAAACGCTCTTGATTTTGAATCTAAAGCACTTCACGCAGGAATGATGGATGATCTTGCAAGGGAAGTAGCAGATATTACTCAAATTGTTGCATATGACATGCCAAGAGGAGATGGTGACGAACCACTTGTAGAACTGGGTCTTGGAACAGTAGATAAAGATAAACCCGTGGTGCTCTGTATTGGTCACAACGTAGCACCTGGTGCAGAAATACTCGATTATGTTGAAGATAACGATCTTTACGAAGACGTTGAAATTTGTGGTATCTGCTGTACTGCAATAGATATAACCAGGTACAACCAAGCTGCAAAAGTTATCGGTCCGCTATCAAAACAGATGAAATTCATCAGGAGTGGTGTTTCAGATGTTATCGTAGTTGATGAACAGTGTGTTAGAACAGATGTTTTGGAAGAAGCTAAGCGAAATGGTGCAGTGGTTATTGCAACGACTGACAAAATGTGTCTTGGACTTTCAGATATGACAAAAGAAGACCCTGAATTAATCATTAACGAACTTGTTAACGGAAAAATTGATGGCGCACTTATACTTGAGCCTAAAAAGGTAGGAAAAGTTGCAGTGGAAGTTGCTAAAAAAATTGCAAAAAGAAGAGAATCTTTAAAATGTCTTCCAGATATTTCTGAAATTCCTGAAATTGCAAAAGAATGTACAGAATGCGGTTGGTGTGTTCGAGTCTGCCCAAACAACAGGCCTATAATGGATGCAGTAACTTCCGCAGCTAAAGGGGATCTCAAAAAACTTGCAGACCTTTATGAATACGATATGTGCTACACATGTGGACGGTGCGAAGAAGAATGTGAGAGAAACTTGCCACTAGTTTCATTCATCACAAAAGCTGGAGACCACTTTGTAAAAAACCAGAAATTCAAAATGAGGGCAGGAAGAGGCCCTGTTCAAGATGTCGAAATTAGGAAGGTGGGTGGTCCTATCGTTTTAGGGGATATTCCTGGCGTAGTTGCATTTGTTGGATGTTCCAACTTCCCAAACGGCGGAATAGAAATTGCTAAAATGGCAGAAGAACTCCTAAAAAGAAGTTACATCGTTGTAGCAACAGGGTGTTCTGCAATGTCAATTGGAGAATATGTTGATGAAGATGGACTGACACTCTATGAAAAATATGAAGGAATTTTTGATGCTAGCGGACTTGCAAATATCGGTTCATGTGTTTCAAATGCCCATATTTCAGGAGCATGTATCAAAATTGCAAACATCTTTGCTAAAAAGCCACTTTCTGGAAACTTCGAAGAAGTTGCAGACTATATCTTAAACAGAGTTGGTACCTGTGGTGTAGCTTGGGGTGCATTTTCCCAAAAAGCAGCTGCAATTGCCGCCGGAGTTAACCGATGGGGTATTCCTGCAGTACTTGGACCACACAGTTCAAAATACAGAAGACTCTATCTTGGTAGAATCGATAAAGAAGAGATGTGGGATCTTAACGATTTAAGAACTGGCGAAACGGTTAAAGGGGAACCTGCTCCAGAACATCTGCTTTATGCTGCAGAAACCATGGAAGAAGCACTTGTAAGTACCGTAAAGATGTGCATAAGGCCAAATGATACGCCTAAAGGAAGACAGTTAAAACTTTCAAATTACATAGATTTATACAAAAAATACTTTGGCGAATTACCACCTGACTTAGAATTATTTGTAAGAACCGAAAGAGACATTCCAATTACCCACAAAAAAGAAGTAATGGATGACTTAACAAGCAAAAACTGGACTCCAAGGGAAGCTCCAAAAGAACCCTCATTACTCGAGAGGAAATAG
- the cdhB gene encoding CO dehydrogenase/acetyl-CoA synthase complex subunit epsilon has product MDGDRTTPWQPTVIAGPKHGMLVTPAIAKMMLKKAKNPLFVIGPLIKDDDGLISLCKNIVEAWNLPVVATGNIYKSLTENGIKSKRYGTIEIVNLLKDPEWKGINSEGQHDLVLFIGVTYYLASQGLSSLKHFAPHLKTVTLCKYFHSNADASFPNMSDSEWTNYLEKMSKI; this is encoded by the coding sequence ATGGATGGAGATAGAACAACCCCGTGGCAACCAACTGTAATTGCAGGTCCAAAACACGGAATGCTTGTAACTCCTGCAATTGCAAAAATGATGTTGAAAAAGGCTAAAAATCCATTGTTTGTGATCGGGCCTCTTATAAAAGATGATGATGGGTTAATTTCACTCTGCAAAAATATTGTGGAAGCTTGGAATCTACCTGTAGTCGCTACTGGAAATATTTACAAATCTTTAACTGAAAATGGAATCAAATCTAAAAGATACGGTACAATTGAGATTGTAAATCTTTTGAAGGATCCTGAATGGAAAGGAATAAACAGTGAAGGACAGCACGACCTTGTATTATTTATCGGGGTTACTTACTACCTCGCATCGCAAGGCCTTTCATCACTCAAACATTTTGCACCGCATTTGAAAACAGTGACACTTTGCAAATACTTTCATTCAAATGCCGATGCATCATTCCCAAATATGTCTGATTCTGAATGGACAAACTACTTAGAAAAAATGTCAAAAATTTAA
- the cdhC gene encoding CO dehydrogenase/CO-methylating acetyl-CoA synthase complex subunit beta: MFGDIPVEISPMYEGERIRAANMFVELAGPKSVGAELVLVSDNVEDGKIEIIGPELKDMEEGNKYPFGLLMEVSGEKLEKDLEGVIERRIHEICNYVQGFMHLNQRDKIWCRVGKDSYSKGFELKHLGQALSTLFKDEFPIIEAISITIFTEEEKVKEFVEKAVSEYQTRDSKARDLSEEDVDVFYGCIMCQSFAPTHVCVITPDRPALCGGINWFDCRAAAKIDPEGPIFEIPKGDLLDPVTGEYTTLNATVADKSQSTFDKVYLHSIFGHPHTSCGCFEAVAFYIPEVDGIGIVHRDFKGDTPMGIPFSAMAGQCSGGKQVEGFAGLCIEYMRSPKFLQADGGYERIVWLPKGIKDRVIESIPEELRDKIATEEDVSSIHNLKKFLNEKDHPVLKRIAELETPVEEQMEEDEAEPAGELVQFAQIPEMAIPTSGGIKIILKNAKIYAEKIIIKKK, from the coding sequence ATGTTTGGAGACATACCTGTTGAAATAAGTCCTATGTATGAAGGAGAAAGAATAAGGGCAGCAAACATGTTCGTAGAACTTGCGGGGCCCAAATCAGTTGGTGCAGAGCTAGTTTTAGTTTCTGACAATGTAGAAGATGGGAAAATTGAAATTATCGGTCCAGAACTCAAAGACATGGAAGAAGGAAATAAATACCCATTTGGATTATTAATGGAAGTTTCTGGAGAAAAACTTGAAAAAGATCTCGAAGGAGTAATTGAAAGAAGAATTCACGAAATTTGTAACTATGTTCAGGGATTTATGCACTTAAATCAAAGAGACAAAATCTGGTGTAGGGTTGGTAAAGATTCCTATTCAAAAGGTTTTGAATTAAAGCATCTTGGACAGGCTCTTTCGACACTCTTTAAAGACGAATTTCCAATCATTGAAGCAATTTCAATCACAATATTTACTGAAGAAGAAAAAGTAAAAGAATTCGTTGAAAAAGCAGTTTCAGAATACCAAACAAGAGACAGTAAAGCCAGAGATTTGAGTGAAGAAGACGTTGATGTATTTTATGGATGTATCATGTGTCAATCATTTGCTCCAACTCACGTTTGTGTAATCACGCCCGATAGACCCGCTTTGTGTGGTGGAATCAATTGGTTTGATTGTAGGGCGGCTGCAAAAATTGATCCTGAAGGTCCAATATTTGAAATTCCAAAAGGGGATTTGTTAGATCCAGTTACTGGAGAATACACTACGTTAAATGCAACTGTTGCAGATAAATCACAGAGTACATTTGACAAAGTATATTTACACAGTATTTTTGGACACCCGCACACATCATGCGGATGTTTTGAAGCTGTAGCATTTTATATTCCAGAAGTAGATGGAATTGGAATTGTTCACAGGGATTTCAAAGGAGATACCCCAATGGGAATTCCATTTTCGGCAATGGCAGGACAGTGTTCTGGTGGAAAACAGGTTGAAGGATTTGCTGGTCTTTGTATTGAGTATATGAGATCCCCAAAATTCTTGCAGGCTGATGGTGGATACGAAAGAATCGTCTGGCTTCCAAAAGGAATAAAAGATAGGGTCATCGAATCGATTCCCGAGGAATTAAGAGACAAAATTGCAACCGAAGAAGATGTTTCAAGCATTCACAACTTGAAAAAATTCTTGAACGAAAAAGACCACCCTGTTCTCAAAAGAATTGCTGAATTAGAAACACCTGTTGAAGAACAAATGGAAGAAGATGAGGCAGAACCTGCAGGGGAACTCGTTCAATTTGCACAGATTCCTGAAATGGCAATTCCTACATCCGGTGGAATTAAAATTATACTTAAAAATGCGAAAATTTACGCTGAAAAAATTATCATAAAAAAGAAATAG
- a CDS encoding ATP-binding protein, translating to MIIAVTGKGGVGKTLLSSLIIRNLTKSGKNILAIDADPDSNLPEALGVEVTKTVGDAREELKKEVRSGNTSPEMDMWNSLDYKIMESIIETPEFDLLVMGRPEGSGCYCAVNNMLRKIIETVSSNYDIVVIDTEAGLEHLSRRTTQNVDTLLVVTDSSKRGILTASRIKELAKELDISFKNLYLVLNRIKPENEENVRETVKDFGLDIIGIIYDDELTESYDMEGKPLFELPDDSETVNSVSKIVEKILG from the coding sequence ATGATTATTGCAGTTACTGGAAAAGGCGGAGTTGGAAAAACTCTTCTTTCATCTTTAATAATTAGGAATCTTACTAAAAGTGGAAAAAACATCTTGGCAATAGATGCAGATCCAGATTCCAACCTCCCTGAAGCTCTTGGGGTGGAAGTGACAAAAACCGTTGGAGATGCAAGGGAAGAGTTAAAAAAAGAAGTTAGATCTGGAAATACATCTCCAGAAATGGATATGTGGAATAGTTTAGACTATAAAATTATGGAATCAATTATAGAAACTCCAGAATTTGATCTTCTTGTAATGGGCCGACCTGAAGGAAGTGGCTGTTACTGCGCTGTGAATAACATGCTCAGAAAAATCATTGAAACAGTTTCTTCAAATTATGATATTGTAGTAATTGATACAGAGGCAGGACTCGAACATTTGAGCAGAAGAACTACCCAAAATGTTGATACTCTACTTGTAGTTACTGATTCATCAAAAAGAGGAATTTTAACTGCTAGCAGAATAAAAGAGCTTGCAAAAGAACTGGATATCAGCTTTAAAAATTTATACCTTGTATTAAATAGGATAAAACCTGAAAACGAAGAAAACGTTCGTGAAACGGTTAAAGACTTCGGTCTAGATATTATTGGAATAATATACGACGACGAACTTACAGAAAGCTATGATATGGAAGGAAAACCATTATTTGAACTTCCTGATGATTCAGAGACTGTAAATTCCGTTTCAAAAATCGTTGAAAAAATCTTAGGATAA
- the cdhD gene encoding CO dehydrogenase/acetyl-CoA synthase subunit delta — protein MDTMSQILKLLEKTDSIEINEFRMDVDELELTIMPTLQNVVQKVVEKQIEAKKEFESQIEFKYPVKDYAGKVNEVKLGGKNRKTVKLGGQTSLYRFEEPQPNAPTVTFDVFDIPMNGLPRPIKENFEDVMHSPGEWAEKAVKEFGADMITLHLIGTDPKVKDKSLKDAAKDLEEVLQAVKVPLVIGGSGNPKKDPLVLEMAAEVADGERCLLASANLDLDYQKIAQAAVKHDHAVLSWAISDINMQKVLNKALMKEGLTANDIVMDPTTCALGYGIEFSIDVMTRTRLSALKGEEILQMPMSSGTTNAWGSREAWMKKDEWGPTKYRGPIWEVVTGLTMMLCGVDIFMMLHPLSVKTLKEIGTTLTYEYKSKESQDLSDWITKF, from the coding sequence ATGGATACGATGTCACAGATTCTAAAATTACTCGAAAAAACCGATTCGATCGAAATAAACGAGTTTAGAATGGATGTAGATGAGTTGGAATTAACCATAATGCCTACACTACAAAATGTTGTTCAAAAAGTTGTTGAAAAACAAATTGAAGCTAAAAAAGAATTCGAAAGTCAGATTGAATTCAAATACCCTGTAAAAGACTACGCTGGGAAAGTAAACGAAGTTAAACTCGGTGGAAAGAACAGAAAAACCGTTAAACTCGGTGGACAGACCAGTCTTTACAGATTTGAAGAACCTCAACCAAATGCACCAACTGTTACTTTCGATGTATTTGATATTCCAATGAACGGTCTTCCAAGACCAATTAAAGAAAATTTTGAAGATGTAATGCACAGTCCTGGAGAATGGGCAGAGAAAGCCGTTAAGGAATTTGGTGCGGATATGATTACACTTCACTTGATTGGAACTGACCCAAAAGTTAAGGATAAATCATTAAAAGATGCGGCAAAAGACTTGGAAGAAGTTTTACAGGCTGTAAAAGTTCCTTTGGTAATTGGTGGTTCAGGTAACCCTAAAAAAGACCCGCTTGTTCTTGAAATGGCTGCAGAAGTTGCAGATGGAGAAAGATGTCTTTTGGCTTCAGCAAACCTTGATTTGGATTACCAAAAAATTGCACAGGCAGCAGTTAAACACGACCATGCAGTTCTTTCATGGGCAATTTCAGACATAAATATGCAGAAAGTGTTAAACAAAGCACTCATGAAAGAGGGTTTAACAGCTAACGATATTGTAATGGACCCAACAACATGTGCTCTTGGTTACGGTATTGAATTCTCAATTGATGTGATGACAAGAACAAGACTTTCTGCTTTGAAAGGAGAAGAAATTTTACAGATGCCAATGTCCTCTGGAACCACAAATGCATGGGGTTCAAGAGAAGCTTGGATGAAGAAAGACGAATGGGGGCCTACAAAGTACAGAGGACCTATTTGGGAAGTTGTCACAGGTCTTACAATGATGCTCTGCGGAGTTGACATATTCATGATGTTGCACCCGCTTTCAGTTAAAACATTGAAAGAAATAGGAACAACACTCACTTACGAATACAAATCAAAAGAATCCCAGGATCTTTCCGACTGGATAACTAAATTCTAA
- the acsC gene encoding acetyl-CoA decarbonylase/synthase complex subunit gamma — MKVTAMDIYKLLPKTNCGKCGDASCMAFAAKLSQKEAELSACPQLKGADFEKLANMLAPAVKEIKIGTGNKAVTIGGDEVLYRYELTYYNPTAIAVDLSDDMDDSAFDQKLVKIKNLEFERTGEILKLNAVALRNKSGDSEQFKKAAEKLKDSEIPVILCSFDSKAMDAALDVLGSKRPLIYAATENNIDEMSKLALKHNCPISLFVPNDLEKMKQLSRKLRESGVKDIVLDPGTYIGEAIADTMDNFIMIRRLAVEEKDDDFRFPILAVPAVCWINPDGDEILTKMKEATTAAALMNRYADVMILHGIDIWEMMPVLTLRQSLYTDPRKPQSVESKIYEFGTVDENSPVIMTTNFALTYYTVAGDLKSGKVNCYLLVLDTNGKAVDVAVAGGQFNGKAAAELIKDTGIEKLVNHKKLIIPGLAASVSGDIEDQSGWEVIVGTRDSSEVPAFLAKIW, encoded by the coding sequence GTGAAAGTTACAGCAATGGATATTTACAAATTACTTCCTAAGACGAACTGTGGAAAATGTGGCGATGCATCATGTATGGCATTCGCAGCTAAACTCTCCCAAAAGGAAGCAGAACTTTCGGCCTGCCCTCAACTTAAAGGTGCTGATTTTGAAAAACTGGCAAACATGCTCGCTCCAGCAGTAAAAGAAATTAAAATTGGAACTGGTAATAAAGCAGTTACAATTGGTGGAGACGAAGTATTATACAGATACGAACTTACTTACTACAACCCAACCGCAATAGCAGTTGATCTAAGCGACGATATGGATGATTCTGCATTTGATCAGAAATTGGTGAAAATCAAAAACTTGGAATTTGAAAGAACTGGTGAAATTCTTAAATTGAATGCAGTAGCTTTGAGAAATAAATCAGGAGATTCTGAACAATTCAAAAAAGCTGCAGAAAAATTAAAAGATTCAGAAATTCCAGTAATTCTCTGTTCATTCGATTCCAAGGCAATGGATGCTGCACTTGACGTACTCGGATCAAAAAGGCCTTTGATATATGCAGCAACCGAAAACAATATCGATGAAATGTCAAAATTGGCATTAAAACACAACTGTCCGATTTCATTATTTGTTCCAAACGATCTTGAAAAAATGAAACAGCTCTCAAGAAAATTGAGGGAATCTGGCGTTAAAGACATAGTATTAGACCCTGGAACTTACATTGGTGAAGCAATCGCAGATACAATGGACAACTTTATCATGATAAGGAGACTTGCAGTTGAAGAAAAAGACGACGATTTCAGATTCCCAATTTTGGCAGTTCCTGCAGTTTGCTGGATAAATCCAGATGGGGACGAAATATTAACAAAAATGAAAGAAGCAACAACTGCGGCAGCACTCATGAACAGGTATGCTGATGTAATGATATTACACGGAATAGATATCTGGGAGATGATGCCTGTTTTAACACTTAGACAGAGCTTATACACTGATCCGAGAAAACCACAATCCGTTGAATCAAAAATCTATGAATTTGGAACAGTTGATGAAAATTCACCGGTAATTATGACTACAAACTTTGCATTAACATACTACACGGTTGCAGGGGATTTGAAATCTGGAAAAGTAAACTGTTACTTACTTGTGCTTGATACAAATGGAAAAGCAGTTGACGTGGCAGTTGCAGGCGGTCAGTTTAACGGAAAAGCAGCGGCTGAACTTATAAAAGATACGGGAATCGAAAAATTAGTTAACCATAAAAAATTGATCATCCCTGGACTTGCAGCATCCGTATCGGGAGATATTGAAGACCAGTCCGGATGGGAAGTAATTGTTGGTACGAGAGATTCCTCGGAAGTCCCTGCTTTCTTAGCAAAGATATGGTGA
- a CDS encoding 4Fe-4S dicluster domain-containing protein, whose translation MKSLMVVDARKCTECNDCIEACKKEHGVARAIKTHSIPMFCLQCHPDKAPCKQVCPVNAIEELDGALVVDEESCILCRLCMVACPIGALTINKDAKSVQKCTLCMETDRMLPACVEACKSNVLKLFSVEDLEELKREKSHMDVVIESLKMYRDE comes from the coding sequence ATGAAATCATTAATGGTAGTTGATGCAAGAAAATGTACAGAATGTAACGACTGTATAGAAGCATGTAAAAAAGAACACGGGGTTGCAAGAGCTATTAAAACTCATTCAATCCCGATGTTTTGCTTACAGTGCCATCCTGACAAAGCACCTTGTAAACAGGTATGTCCAGTAAATGCTATTGAAGAATTAGATGGTGCACTTGTAGTTGATGAAGAATCCTGCATATTATGCAGACTTTGTATGGTTGCCTGTCCTATTGGAGCACTTACGATAAATAAAGATGCAAAATCAGTTCAAAAATGTACTCTCTGCATGGAAACTGATAGAATGCTTCCAGCATGTGTTGAAGCATGTAAAAGCAATGTTTTGAAGTTATTCTCTGTAGAAGATTTAGAAGAACTTAAAAGAGAAAAATCACACATGGATGTTGTTATCGAGTCCTTAAAAATGTACCGGGATGAATAA